A DNA window from Staphylococcus warneri contains the following coding sequences:
- the coaE gene encoding dephospho-CoA kinase (Dephospho-CoA kinase (CoaE) performs the final step in coenzyme A biosynthesis.) translates to MSKVIGLTGGIASGKSTVSELLTAFGFKVVDADTAAREAVAKGTPGIEKVREVFGDEAIDENGEMDRKYMGDLVFNYPGERIKLNEIVHPIVREIMEEKKQQFLKEGHNVIMDIPLLYENELQDTVDEVWLVYTSESIQIDRLMERNDLTQEEAKARVYSQISIDKKSRMADHVIDNLGDKLELKQNLERLLSEKGFIEK, encoded by the coding sequence ATGTCAAAAGTAATAGGACTTACTGGTGGTATCGCATCAGGTAAATCAACTGTATCTGAATTGTTAACTGCATTTGGTTTTAAAGTAGTAGATGCTGATACAGCTGCAAGAGAAGCAGTTGCTAAAGGAACACCAGGTATAGAGAAAGTAAGAGAAGTTTTTGGCGATGAAGCTATTGATGAAAATGGTGAGATGGACAGAAAATATATGGGTGATTTAGTATTTAATTATCCAGGTGAACGTATTAAGTTAAATGAAATAGTCCATCCTATAGTTAGAGAAATAATGGAAGAAAAGAAGCAACAATTTTTAAAAGAAGGCCATAATGTTATTATGGATATTCCTCTTTTATATGAAAATGAATTGCAAGATACTGTTGATGAAGTATGGCTTGTTTACACATCAGAAAGTATTCAAATCGATCGTTTAATGGAAAGAAATGATTTAACTCAAGAGGAAGCAAAAGCAAGAGTATATAGCCAAATATCTATTGATAAGAAAAGTAGAATGGCAGATCATGTGATTGATAATCTTGGAGATAAACTAGAACTAAAGCAAAATTTAGAACGGTTGCTTAGTGAAAAAGGTTTTATCGAGAAATAA
- the mutM gene encoding bifunctional DNA-formamidopyrimidine glycosylase/DNA-(apurinic or apyrimidinic site) lyase: MPELPEVEHVKRGIEPFAVNTTINKITFSENVKKGKEDGRETIIKGMTLESFRRLTEGYTINQIERRSKYIVFYINRDAEQRILISHLGMAGGFFVVNHLEEINVPNYRKHWQVIFELDNGKKLIYSDIRRFGEIRNVSSFDSYPSFLSIAPEPFDEEALQHFLDCTNKKNYSKKPIKQVILDHKVISGCGNIYACEALFRAGILPNRLTQELSNQEKEMVFYHVRSVLNEGIKYGGTSISDYRHADGKTGEMQLHLNVYKQKYCKVCGHSIETQVIASRNSHYCPTCQK; the protein is encoded by the coding sequence ATGCCGGAATTACCAGAAGTAGAACATGTTAAAAGAGGAATTGAACCATTTGCCGTAAATACTACTATTAATAAAATAACTTTTTCTGAAAATGTAAAAAAAGGTAAAGAAGATGGACGAGAGACGATTATCAAAGGAATGACACTCGAAAGTTTTCGACGCTTAACAGAAGGCTATACAATTAACCAAATAGAGCGAAGAAGTAAATATATTGTATTTTATATTAATCGTGATGCAGAGCAACGTATTTTAATTAGTCATTTAGGTATGGCAGGTGGTTTCTTCGTTGTTAATCATTTAGAAGAGATTAATGTGCCTAATTATCGTAAACATTGGCAAGTTATTTTTGAATTAGATAATGGAAAAAAATTAATCTATTCAGATATTCGTCGCTTTGGGGAAATTAGAAATGTGAGTAGTTTTGATTCATATCCTTCATTTTTGAGCATAGCTCCGGAACCCTTTGACGAAGAAGCACTGCAACATTTTTTAGATTGTACGAATAAAAAGAATTATTCTAAAAAACCGATTAAACAAGTGATTTTAGATCATAAAGTTATATCTGGCTGTGGAAACATTTATGCATGTGAAGCGCTATTTAGAGCAGGTATTTTACCTAATAGACTAACACAAGAATTATCAAATCAAGAAAAAGAAATGGTGTTTTATCATGTTCGATCTGTATTAAATGAGGGTATTAAATACGGAGGAACTAGCATTTCCGATTATCGTCATGCTGATGGTAAAACAGGGGAAATGCAGTTACATCTGAATGTATATAAACAAAAATATTGCAAGGTATGTGGGCACTCAATTGAAACTCAAGTCATCGCATCTAGAAATAGTCACTATTGCCCGACTTGTCAGAAATAA